In Helianthus annuus cultivar XRQ/B chromosome 9, HanXRQr2.0-SUNRISE, whole genome shotgun sequence, the following are encoded in one genomic region:
- the LOC110879727 gene encoding protein NRT1/ PTR FAMILY 4.6, with protein MDEECQISKSSRYVSWRNKPAIEGQHGGIRAAAFVLVVEVLENLAYLANASNLVLYLSKFMHFSPSRCSNIVSNFMGTAFLLALLGGFLADAFFTTYCIYLISATIELAGLVLLTLQAYTHSLEPESCLSANRNDKCRQVEGGKEAILYVGLYLVALGVGGIKGSLPPHGAEQFDEETTQGRKQRSSFFNYYVFCLACGALIAVTFAVWIEDNKGWQWGFGISTMAILISIPIFLLGSTFYRIKVPTGSPITTICKVLVAAIFNTFSGNARTAHVVSTNPSSRTSSMENIEEEEEENITKELGFLNRAVMNRSTTSPTFKVNIKQVEEVKIVLKIFPVFMSTIMLNCCLAQLSTFSVQQAATMNTKIGSLRVPPASLPVFPVIFIMILAPMYDHVIIPFARKITKTEMGITHLQRIGFGLFLSVMAMAVAALVEIKRKQVAHRATLMNSTEPLPITFLWVSLQYLFLGSADLFSLAGMMDFFFTEAPFSMRSLATSLSWASLAMGYYLSSVLVAIVNHVTGSFRHTPWLYGSNLNHYHLERFYWLMCVLSGLNFLVYLTWAKSYKYRPKSNSGSNDTRMLCNSTGI; from the exons ATG GATGAAGAGTGCCAAATAAGCAAATCCAGCAGGTATGTCAGTTGGAGAAACAAACCAGCTATTGAAGGTCAACATGGTGGCATACGTGCTGCAGCTTTTGTCTTAG TTGTGGAGGtattggagaatttggcatatttGGCCAATGCAAGCAACCTGGTGCTCTATTTGTCAAAATTTATGCACTTTTCTCCATCAAGATGTTCAAATATTGTTAGCAATTTTATGGGCACAGCCTTCCTTCTTGCTCTCCTTGGTGGCTTCTTAGCTGATGCTTTCTTCACCACCTACTGCATTTATCTCATAAGTGCTACAATTGAACTTGCG GGTCTTGTATTACTCACACTTCAAGCCTACACACATTCTTTGGAACCAGAAAGCTGTTTATCAGCCAACCGGAATGATAAATGCCGACAAGTTGAAGGTGGTAAAGAAGCGATTTTATACGTAGGATTGTATCTGGTGGCGTTGGGTGTTGGTGGGATAAAAGGCTCCCTTCCACCTCATGGAGCTGAACAATTTGATGAAGAAACCACTCAAGGAAGAAAGCAAAGATCatctttttttaattattatgtgTTTTGCCTTGCTTGTGGTGCACTTATTGCAGTCACATTTGCAGTGTGGATTGAGGATAATAAAGGATGGCAGTGGGGTTTTGGTATATCCACCATGGCTATTCTGATATCTATCCCTATATTTCTACTTGGTTCCACCTTCTACAGGATCAAAGTTCCTACAGGAAGCCCTATTACAACCATATGCAAG GTACTTGTAGCAGCAATTTTCAACACATTTTCAGGTAATGCACGAACTGCTCATGTAGTTAGCACAAACCCATCATCCAGAACAAGTTCAATGGAAAatattgaagaagaagaagaagagaacaTAACCAAAGAACTCGGCTTTCTGAACCGAGCAGTTATGAACAGGTCTACTACTTCTCCAACATTTAAGGTCAATATTAAGCAAGTGGAAGAGGTTAAAATTGTCCTCAAAATCTTCCCAGTATTCATGTCAACCATAATGCTCAACTGCTGCCTTGCTCAGCTCTCTACCTTTTCCGTCCAACAAGCAGCAACCATGAACACTAAAATCGGCTCCTTACGCGTTCCTCCAGCTTCTCTTCCTGTATTCCCAGTCATTTTCATCATGATACTAGCACCAATGTATGACCACGTCATAATCCCATTTGCAAGGAAGATAACCAAAACAGAAATGGGTATAACCCATTTACAACGAATCGGATTCGGGTTGTTTCTATCCGTCATGGCTATGGCAGTTGCAGCTTTAGTTGAGATAAAACGAAAACAAGTGGCGCATCGGGCCACTTTAATGAACTCTACTGAACCATTGCCAATTACTTTCCTTTGGGTTTCTTTGCAATACTTGTTTCTTGGGTCAGCTGATCTTTTTAGTTTAGCTGGCATGATGGATTTCTTTTTCACAGAAGCACCATTTAGCATGAGGTCATTGGCTACATCTCTCTCTTGGGCTTCATTAGCCATGGGTTATTATCTTAGCTCAGTGCTTGTGGCTATAGTGAACCATGTTACAGGGTCCTTCCGTCACACGCCATGGCTCTATGGGAGTAACTTAAATCATTATCATCTTGAAAGGTTTTACTGGCTAATGTGTGTACTTAGTGGGCTTAACTTCCTTGTTTATCTCACGTGGGCTAAATCCTATAAATATAGACCAAAGAGCAACAGTGGTTCAAATGACACAAGAATGCTGTGCAATTCAACAGGAATCTGA